From Hypomesus transpacificus isolate Combined female chromosome 3, fHypTra1, whole genome shotgun sequence:
tgtgtttgtttaaatGTGCAATCAAGTGAAGCAAAGTGCCCAGGATAAAGAATATGTTTTCTTTCGTTAAAACATACCCAAGACCCTGTTGATCTGCTAGGGAGCTGGATGGATTGGTCAAATGCTTTATCAGGAAACATGTTCAGTGTCATAAACGTGTTCCTCTTGTGCATGCACCTTTTTGATATAATTATTATTTCTTAAGTTGTTTTACTCATGTATGTTTTTTTGTACTTCGCATAAAACATGATCACCCTGCTTCTCCAAATGCAATCATTTCAAACAGCTATAGAAATGGTTCCTCTGTACCCTGTTATCCAGACAACAGACATTAACAGTCTGTCTTTATGACACAAATAAAAGCCATCTCTTATCACAGAAGGCCCTTATTATGTAAAGCTGGTTCAATATTTGCATTTGCCTGTGGTGAATATAGTTTGTTTGTCTCAAGCTGGTGGGTTGGTCTTGGTGGTCAGTTACCAGAGGAAGTTGTAGGTGATGACACAGATTCAgttttgtgtgatgtgttgcaAATGTCTTAGACTGCTAATTTTTGTAGAAGTTTCTTTAATTATGAATGTAATGTATTGTCAATGTGTGTGCTTTCACGCTGTTAATGTATGTACTTTGAAACACACCCATTCATACCTGTCACATATATCCTCCCATTTATGTTTCCAAAATCCAATGTTTTACCTCACTTGCTTGTAGTTTGCATGTTCCCAAAGATCATACGAAATTTGCTGCTATTGTGTGAAGCAACCGAATAGTTTTTTTCCATGTTCActctttcaattaatgtaaacCCTCCTGCTATTTACATGTTTCTGTAATAAAGAGGAAAAACACAGATTTTCCTTTAAACTGCTCTAAAACATATACAAATATGCACCCGAATGAGTTGCGCAATTCTCTAATTTAAAGTTATGATGACCTTGTCAGGCAGCATCATAGCATCGTGTGTCCAGTTGTATAGGTCAATGTCATGTAATATCACAGGAACGTGTCGCCATTTCAGAACTCCAGATTACAGTACTAGTTGGTTGCTTCAGGGGAAAGAGTCCCTTGAGTCTCCATTTAATAGAGCCATTAGGGAGTTGATGTAATTATTACAGAGCTGATGAAACACACTGGGTTACTATTTGTATCTTTTCCCAAAAGGTTGTGGCAACAAATAACCTCTTTGCTGTATTGAAATAAACACGTTATTTTACTAGGAGTAGCCCGGCTGAGTGGACGGAGTTAAAGCGAGCAGTTAAGCCAAATGATCTGCCTGTCAGACAATCAAGTGGTGTCCAATAAGCAGTCacaggtggtaaaaaaaaacagaaaaaacctGAACACGCGCCCAACACAGATTGCACAGCTGCTGTTTGTAGCAGTTACGTAGTTTCAAACCCAAGTCTACAGTGACTTTGATGTTAGGGTGACCGGATCCCAATTCACCAGATGTGGGACAAAGACAAcgtttgtgtgggacaatgtgggACAATGTGGGACAATGTGAGATATCAATGCATCGAGGCAgtctaaaataaaattaaatttaaataaacatttctaTTCTTCCCCTTTGCTATAACGTTACTATGATTTGCCATTTGGTTGATTCAGGAGCACATAACAGCCTGCAAACAAAAAAGTAACACATGTATTTAAATGCAACTTTCCCAATGGAGTTTTCATGCTGTTTCACAGTGCCCCTCAAGTTAACACTCCTGACTGTGTACaatcaaacagaaagacaaggcTACAATTGTTCTTTCAAATATTGTCCTTTAATGTGCCTTTTCTCCAACAACAGagagcaacaacaacacaaccacatTTAAGTGTTTGCTCTAGTGAAACAATAAACTGAAGTACATACATTCAAGTAGAACATACACTGGATACATGGAGCACATAGGCTGATTATCTGAACATAACAAAACTTAATCAGTTCAGAATCACATAGAGATAAACTACACAAAATAAATGCATTTGAAAATGCTCTGCAGTTACTGGACCAAGTAATGCTACAAAAACGCACAAATTGGTATAGGCACtacataaaataataaataaaacctgaagtgcaaatcaataCTGGTCAGGAGGTAACACAaacttaaataaaataatatgttttcatttttcaatAAAGTGTTTGCTCTAGAAAAAAATAAACTGAAGCACATACAGTATTCAAGTAGAACATGGAGCACATAGGCTGATTATCTGAACATAACTAAACTCACTCAGCTCAGAATCACATAGAGATAAActacacaaaataaatgttctacTTGAATACTGTATGTGCTTGAGTATATTTAACTAGAGCAAACACTTTAATGAAATATGTTTAGTTAATCATAGAAAAATACACAATTAATGCTATTCCAGCACCAAGGAGAGCACCTGGCTGAATTTTGTTTTCAGTTCTCTACATCACAGCAACAACTGCAGGCCCACACAGACGATGCACTCTCAGCACCACGGAAAGCACCTGCCAGCAAAACACAAGAATAGAGCATTGTTTTAAAATCTAGCACCACACTGGATCAGTGCTCACAATATTCTAAATTTATATAGACAATGTTTATCTTACCTTAGATGATCTTCTTGGCTTTATACTTCTTGCTTGAGCTTGCAGCTTCTAATAAGGCTTTCTGCTTAAGTGCATAACTGTAGAATTCCTTACAACTGTATTCAAAGTTGGTCTTGACTTGAATTTCACTCTTGATGAGCTCCACAGAGCAACGGTTCCTCTGGtcggtccaggctgcagtcatcaGGGAAAACACTCTCTCTACAGATGCGTTGGTTATTGGGATGCTGAAGACAAAGGAGGCAACTGCAGTCAGGTTTGGTGTCTTCGTGCTTTTGAGAAAGGTCGACCACTTCTCCACAACAGGAGCTCTTCTCTGCACAATTTCCGGCTGGCGTGGCAGAGTCACACAGTACTCCTCGTAGAGTTCGTCCATGTCCAGTTTCCCCCCTATATGTAGGGCCTCCACGGCATCACTGAGCTGGGTGAATGTAAAGCTGTTCTTCAGTGACAAGCAGGCAACTTTCTTCTGATAGTTGGTGTTGTTGAAGTCATACCATTTTTCCAGGTAGTTGAGTGCTGTCTGGTAGAAGTTGGACATATCCTCTTTGATTGATGCTGCCTTTTGGTCCGGAAACTGTTGGACAATCGCACTGGTCTCCATTCCAAAGAAGGAATCGATCTGTCGCTGATTGAGCTTGGTCTTGAGGGTCTGCATGATGTCATAGAGCTCACAGATGGTCCCATCCTGTCCCTCCAACAGCAGCACAACGTCATGGAACACCTTGAGTATGTTGTTGAGGAAAGCCAGGTAGGCCTGCAGCTCAATGGGATGCCCCTCACCATCCTGATCTGATTTTAAGAGCTTCCACAGTACTTTTgggcactcactctctcccagcgACAAGAAGTAGCTCTTGATAGCTGCCCAGCTGTTATGTAGCCTCTGGACAGCAGGCCACAGACTTAACCACCTTGTTGGTACATGTCGCCGTACAGCATGATAGTCTTCCTCCACAAAGGCGAACACTGCTTTTAATTCCTCTGTGCGCTTTGCTGAGACTGAAAAGTGGCTGAATATTTTGTTGACTACAGATTCAATGTCAATGTTCAGCATGTCTCCAGCATGCTTTGCACAGTTGTGCACTATGTGGGCCATACAGTTTGCCTTGATGATGCCACTATTTTCTGCCTTTAACTTTTGGTAAACCGAGTTGTTTTTCCCATAGTTCACACTAGCATTGTCTGCAGTGTAAGCTGAAATCATTTCCAGTTGCAGACCATTTTCCTCTAACTTGCTCTTTATCTGGTGGTGTATGGCAGCAGCTGACTCTTGGCTATCTTCATAAAAGTCCAGTATCTTAGTTTTCAAACCCAGCTCTGGTGTCCAATATCGTAACGACAGTGGGAAGAGTTTTGTAGTGCCATGATTAGATGCATCTGAAGCCACTGAAAAAAATGGCGTGTGGACTTTTCTATCACTTGGGAGCTCTTGAACCACTGGCATttttaattctctcaaacaactCTCTACAGAGGCAGGTGCAAGCACATCTGTTACTATGGATGCTGCCTTTGTACGACCACATGACATTTTCTTTGCAATCTCAGAGTCTGGAAACATGGTAGATGCTAGCTTATTACCACAGTCTTCTGACCTGTATGATAGTGAGTGTTTTACAGTGTGGTAAACACTAGTTAGTTCAGCTGCAGTTACCTTGTTGGCGTTTGACTCTTGTTTGGGTTTTAGCAGGAACGTATCCATAGACTGGCAAGACTCTTTTTGAGCAACACGTTTTTTATGTGCCTCGCACTGTTTGTGTCGTATTCACCTCCGTGTGAAATGGAAAATTGACTTGAGCAAATTTCACACGACACTTTGCTAGAATCACTAGGCACTGGTTTCACCCAGGGATAGATAGTTTCCCAGTCTTTGTTGAAACTGCACTTCCAGTTCCTCTTCTTACCCGTGAGTGTCGTGTTTTCCTCCATGTCTGCTGCTTGCCGTTCTGACCTGATTTCTATTGTTTCGATTGGCGCGCTTAACTTCTTCCGCGTCATAGGTCCGCGTCCCAGACATGATGAAATAGCAAATAGCCATAGCCCATCTATGAAATAGCCTAGCCGAGTCTAGGCGCCCTCTGATGACAGCCCTCAcggctgtctacacacacaaacaactgttTGATAAAACACGCATTTCAAAATTTGGAGTCTGACTATCGGTAAGAATGCGGGATAACGTCTCAATTTGCGGGACGGGTGAAAAATGatagaaatgcgggactgtccCGCACAAAGCGGgacatctggtcaccctatttgATGTCCAAAATTTGAACATGGGTCGAATAAACTTCTTCGTGTTATGGTCTTTACGTGAGGCGCCCCGTCAGTTCATCTCGTAAGCAATTtacatatttttacattttaatgtagtTGGATTATACATGATATTTTTTGTTCGAAATTTTGCCAGAATTAAATAACATCCAAACATTCACCTATCATAATTTCCACAGCAAATCCAACCGCAGGTGCCATCAGGTCCAAATACCATTGCCACTTCCCCAACAACTGGTCGTGTTTGGTCTTGGAGAATGGAGATCAAACGAGACCATCATCTTGGTGGACGTTATGGTCAGCCAGGATGTCAAACCACAGAGGATTGGAACTCTGACGTCTCAGACAAGGTATTTGTCCAAACCTATAGGCATAAACACAATCTGCCTGATTTGCTGTCGTTAACTGTCATGTCTGCCAGATGTCTCatttgggagggagggtggaatcCTGAACTAGTCACAGAAGCAGCCGATATGAACAGGAGAGGAGTCTATGGAAAGATTATTCTCAGTGTCTGTGGGGAGGTAAGTGACAAAATTCTAAAAAACATTCTATTTAATTTAgtttaaatgtattcataatGTGTACACACGTTTTAAAGTGTTGAAAATACAAGTATCTGGATACAGTGTTGTCTCTACCATGTCAAACAGGATAAAGCCAATGACAGTACTTTACTTGGGACATCGAAGCATTCCACCTCTGACCTGCAGAGTATTGCTGATGTCTCCCAGACTCTGTTCAAAGACAGTGGCAGTATACAGGTAGGAAACTCTAGACTAGGGGAATCCAGTCGGTCATTTTAGGCAGTAACTAGGTAGGTAGGTACTGATAGTTCTACTGAAAGtttaactttaaatgtataaaatgaTGTTTATTTTTTAAGATTAGTCCCAACTCCTCAGAGTTGGAAGACAGTGTTTGCTATGCTGAGCTGAAAGCTAACAAGCCAGAATACCATGACTCCACCCTACTTAGAAAACCCACCATCAGGAAACCCACTGTCTGGCCTACAGTACGTATGAACAAGGCCTCAATCTAACCAGGAGAACCATAGTACAAGTCTGTTTTAATGAATTAGTTTAACTGTTTGAAGGACAAGACCCCGTGTAGGACTGTGATTGGGAAGAGAGGTCGATTTCCATGGAGTTCAGAAGATCTTGGTGGTCTTCAGGAAGACACTGGCCAAGCATCCATCCCCAAGAAGAGGAAGGTGTCCAGAACGAGCAGCGAGGAGATGACTGTGAATATAAAGAAGTGCAGAGCAGCAGGTCAGCACAAactctcatatatatatatatatatatatatatatatatatatatatatatataaataaaacatggtacacacacacagagcaccaaTTCTGATCCTGAAAGCTGGGCTCCGGTGATATTTTGGTATGTTTCTATGCAAGAATATTGTCACTGATTGACTTCCATACTTTTCTTCACAGTTCATCCATCAGAGCGCTGGTGCCACACCTTGTGTCAGACTGATGCAGAAACGGCTGTTGTCATCGGAGGGGAGTCTTCAGAACAGACCCACTGCAAGGACTCCCTATGGAAACTGGAAATGGGTACGGATACAACAAATGACACACAACCCTTATGTGGGAATATCTTTGAGGTTAGAATCACATCGCATGTTGGTTGTTTTGGTTCGATTAATTTTTAATTCAGGATTCCCTCCGCAAACAGACAACGACTTCTGGTTCCCAATGAACCCATCTGCCTGTGGCACTGTGCCCCCCTGTGCCCGTGGGCATTCTGCCTCCTATGATCCAGGGTCCAGGTCTGTGTTCGTGTACGGGGGTCTGAGGGAGGGGCAGCGCTTCAGCGACCTCTACATCCTGGACACGCTGACCTGGAAGTGGAGGCTTGTCACTGTGGGTGAACATCCTTTATTTAGATGCTCGTTCCATAAACCAAACCTAGGCTTTATTTCCTCATACAGTATTTAACGTGTTTAGTTTCAGTCAATGAAAGCAGGAGTAGGATTTATTGTTTTGTCTTTTTCATAACTTTTCCTCCGTTAGGCAAGAGGCAACGTTCCAATGTTGGCATATCACTCTGCAGCTTTTTACAAGAAGGAGCTGTATGTATTTGGAGGAGTTCACCCCAGTCACGGGCCTGGTGGCAGGGTCTGCAGTAACGCATTGTACATCTACAACCCAGAATTTGAGCTGTGGTACCAACCCATAGTAGAGGGAGATCGACCACTGCCCAGGTTTGGGTCAGTGTCTCTTCAACCTTAGCTGGAATACTATGTGTGGATAAAGCCTGTGTCCTTACTGTATCGGAAGCTCTTGTAATCTTTTTTATCTCCAAACAGACACTCGACTATCTTGTTGTCAAACAACTTGATCATCTTTGGTGGCAGAAAGACTGCCACCTTCCTAAATGACCTCCACTTTTTGGATCTTGGTAAGGTGGCAAGGTAGTGTTTTCAGTCTTCATTTTCACtgctacatattttttttttcttcttcttcatttgGGTGAAATAGGTTTCATGGAGTACACAGCTGTGAAATCTGGGAACATGCCACCACTGCCTAGAGGGTGAGCAAATTCACTGAACCCCGATAAATGCTATCGCAAAGCCACAATCTGTTTCCGGTTTGGCATATCCTGAGGATGTGAGTACAGAATGTCTTGGTTCTGttctaatgtgtgtgcatgcgtccaATCAGATTCCACGCTGCCCTCCCGGTGTCAGATAACAGAATGCTGGTCAGTGGTGGCTGCAGTTCTATTGGTGCCTTGCAGGACATCCATGTCTTCAACGTAGGTGAGGATTCTGTCTACACATCAGATTTCTGCTCAGGAGACCCTACTGGAGCTTATAGAGAGACTGGTACTGAGGTGCCggcttgttttcaaatgtgggtgggacagctttttAAAATAACTTAAGATGTGGCTGTTTAAATATGATTTGATCGATCAAATATGTGGGTGTGGCATTGAAAGCTCACTGCTTCAATACTAATGAAaaatcatccctccctcctgtgtttTCCAGAGACCAGTATGTGGAGTTCGTTGACgtctgctgtgctctgctccAAGCCTCGCGCCGGGCACAGCCTGCTTCCCCTGGGGGGCTCCGGGCTCACGGACGCTAAGAAATGGAAGCAGGGAGCATATGGGAGCCTCCGCTGTACACTCTTGGTGTTCGGAGGATCCGACTGCGCCGGAAACTTCTACAACGACACCGTCAAATGTACTCTGGAGATCCCTGTCGGTGAGAGTCAGGTTCTCAGGCTGTGAAGATGACTCGGTGACAAACCAGGCGAGTCTAGTGTGATTTGGGAGGACGTGTTGGAAGAtgcagaggaggggaaaagcAGGCGTTAGACTCCCGTGTGCTCGTTCAAGACGCACCGTGACTCTGTGTCACATGACTCATGCTGCTCGTTGGTGGCATTTACATGTTCTACACACGTGTGGTTGTTGTAGCCGCTGTCGGTCTTTTAATTGGCTCCATTTACACACTTGCAAATCCTCCTTTCAGGGAGGGATGTTGCCTTTCAGTGCTTTTTCTCTGTTGGTTGGATCTTAGAACcctacagtttttctcaatggGTACTGACAATAATGCAGGCACAAGGCACATCAACTAATGCATATTTTAACGTGCTTGAGAGATtctcttttttgtgtttttttcccagGTTGAGCTGAACCTTTTTTTAAATCTAATATTTGGTTAATATATCTAGAAGCTGAAATCCAGCTATTTTACAAACCAACTTACTGTCAGTGTTGTCAACTGCTTTCCCCAGAAAATGAACTGAACACGTGTGCTGGTTTAGGATATTTGGGACTTTTGCACAATAAATTATTTGCATGCTTCACTCATATTCATATTCACACATTTCTCACAAATTTACTCATCAGTCATTTGCATGTTTTACAAATAGGGGAAAGTTTAAACTGATTCCACAAAACTGTAATAAATAATTTTTAAACCAGCAgattgtcatttgaaaatacatCACAGATGCCAGaatattttttacaaaacattttattaaggtgggaattaaaaaaaaaagtttgacagttggttccGTCCTTTGAGCAGCAGTCGACT
This genomic window contains:
- the LOC124487236 gene encoding uncharacterized protein LOC124487236; its protein translation is MISAYTADNASVNYGKNNSVYQKLKAENSGIIKANCMAHIVHNCAKHAGDMLNIDIESVVNKIFSHFSVSAKRTEELKAVFAFVEEDYHAVRRHVPTRWLSLWPAVQRLHNSWAAIKSYFLSLGESECPKVLWKLLKSDQDGEGHPIELQAYLAFLNNILKVFHDVVLLLEGQDGTICELYDIMQTLKTKLNQRQIDSFFGMETSAIVQQFPDQKAASIKEDMSNFYQTALNYLEKWYDFNNTNYQKKVACLSLKNSFTFTQLSDAVEALHIGGKLDMDELYEEYCVTLPRQPEIVQRRAPVVEKWSTFLKSTKTPNLTAVASFVFSIPITNASVERVFSLMTAAWTDQRNRCSVELIKSEIQVKTNFEYSCKEFYSYALKQKALLEAASSSKKYKAKKII
- the zgc:163014 gene encoding rab9 effector protein with kelch motifs, producing MGRINFFVLWSLREAPRQFISKSNRRCHQVQIPLPLPQQLVVFGLGEWRSNETIILVDVMVSQDVKPQRIGTLTSQTRCLIWEGGWNPELVTEAADMNRRGVYGKIILSVCGEDKANDSTLLGTSKHSTSDLQSIADVSQTLFKDSGSIQISPNSSELEDSVCYAELKANKPEYHDSTLLRKPTIRKPTVWPTDKTPCRTVIGKRGRFPWSSEDLGGLQEDTGQASIPKKRKVSRTSSEEMTVNIKKCRAAVHPSERWCHTLCQTDAETAVVIGGESSEQTHCKDSLWKLEMDNDFWFPMNPSACGTVPPCARGHSASYDPGSRSVFVYGGLREGQRFSDLYILDTLTWKWRLVTARGNVPMLAYHSAAFYKKELYVFGGVHPSHGPGGRVCSNALYIYNPEFELWYQPIVEGDRPLPRFGHSTILLSNNLIIFGGRKTATFLNDLHFLDLGFMEYTAVKSGNMPPLPRGFHAALPVSDNRMLVSGGCSSIGALQDIHVFNVETSMWSSLTSAVLCSKPRAGHSLLPLGGSGLTDAKKWKQGAYGSLRCTLLVFGGSDCAGNFYNDTVKCTLEIPVGESQVLRL